From the Portunus trituberculatus isolate SZX2019 chromosome 8, ASM1759143v1, whole genome shotgun sequence genome, the window ACCAGTGGCAATGGCAGGAGACATAAGTAAGATGTATAATTCTGTGCTCATTTCGGAGCTGGACCAGATGACGCACAGGTTCCTATGGAGGATATGAACCTAACAGAGAACCAGACCACTATTGTTTGCAAACAGTGACCTTCGGAGACAGACCAAGTGGCATAATTTCCATAACAGCGCTACACATGACAGCGAAAATGTTCAAAAATAAATATCCTGAAACATCCGACATGATCATTAATGATTCCTATGTCGATGACATTCTCCATTCATGTGAGACCATCTCAGAAACCTATAGCAAAATAAATGCCACAGATGAAATCCTTAAGGAGGGAGGATTTCAAATAAAGCAATGGGTGATTTCGGGCCACCATGACATGACAGAGGATGTGAAAGTAATTGATACCGAGGTCGAGAAAGTGCTGGGCATGATATGGGAGCCAAAGGAGGATCAGTTTTCCTTCAAAGtaagaatcaacttctcaaaAAGGTGCAAGAATGTCCGCCCTGGGCCTGATCTCACAGCAGATGAAATAACACACAAACTGCCGAGCAGTTTGACAAAAGAATGGTTCTGAGTCAAGTGGCTTCACTATATGACCCTCTGGGCTTACTGACACCTTTCACAGTCCAGTGCAAACTACTACTGAGAAAACTCATCACTTTGAAACGGGAACAAGACGGAGTGGAGCAAACGCTGGGTTGGGACGATCCAATTCCTGATGATGTGTATGGGGAATGGGTGTGCTTATTTAAAACATGTTTGcactagagaaaataaaattccAGAGATGCATTAAACCGGATTCAGCAATCGGTAAACCTACGCTTGTTGTGTACGCGGATGCTAGTAATATTGCTTACTCAGCTTGTGCATATGTTCATTTTCAATTACAGGATGGCACACACTCGGCCCAGTTACTTGCAGCCAAAAGTAGAATAGCTCCCCTACGACAAATGACTATTCCAAGGCTTGAACTCTGCGCAGCCGTGCTGGCTTCTAGGTTACGTAAGACAATCGAGAAGGAGTCAAGGTTTGTAGTTGAACGAGTGTTCCATTTAGTTGACTCACAGATCGTGCGATCACAGATACAGAAAGAATCTCATGGATTTGAAACATTCGTGGCCACAAGAATCGCAGAGATCCAAACGCATACAGACCCCAGTGAATGGTGGTGGGTGGCTTCAGATGATAACGCTGCCGACTGCGCCACACGTCCCCAGCATCCTCTGAGTTTGAGGTCCGATTCTGTATGGCAGAAGGGACCAGAGTATTTGACTCTTCCTGTCGAAGAATGGCCAATCAGTCAACCCTATGTGCGAGGGCTTCCTGATAGGAATGGCACATCACTTTCATGTAAAACTGAGAGTAATCAGAACACTAAACAATCCCTAATAGACATTGAAAGTTTCAGTTCTTATGAGAAAATGATCAACACTACTGCAATCGTCTTGTCCATCTGCAAGAAGAAAACTTTCCACAACATACTGCAGAACATTACATCTGAGAACCTAAGGAAGCAGAACATTACTGGGTGAAAATGGTGCAGAAGGAGTTCATAGACTGGGAAAGAAGATTCGCAAGGCTAGGACCTAGTAAAGATGAAAATGGGATAATTGTAGTCGGAGAAAGGATTAGCCAGTGGCTAAAGGACAGTTGGAATCATAATCAGTTTATACTGCTCTCGAGAAAACATCCTTTCACTAGACTATATATCCATCATCTCCACAACCTCGATCATGGTGGCGTGGACATGACTTTGGCAAAGCTGCAAGTAAAATTTTGGGTTCCAGGAGCACGCAGGGTAATAAAGTCAGTAAAGGAGAAATGTGGTATCTGCAAGAAGACTGACAAAGTAAGGATGGAACAACAAATGGGACAGCTCCCAGAGCAGCGTTTAAAACCTGCGCCTGCTTTCTTCAACACCTCGCTGGACTTATTTGGCCCGATGATGATAAGAGATACTGTTAAACGTAGAGTAAGATCAAAGGTGTATGGCGTGATATTTACTTGTCTCACTAGTCGTGCTGCATACATTGACCTGGCGGAGGATATGATACTGACAGTTTTCTAAGTACGTTCCGGCGATTTGTTTCAGTACGAGGATATCCTCACACAATCCACTCTGACATGGGAACGCAGTTAACATCTGCCAGTAAGGAAATTAGGATATGACTTCCAGATGGAATGTCACTGAGATATCAAAGTTTGGCTCACATCAGGGAACAGCATGGTCTTTCAACAAATCAGCAGACGCACCATGGCAGAATGGAGTGTGTGAGGCTCTCGTTAAGTCAGTGAAGCGACTATTGGTCATTGCCATTGGAGAAAATGTGTTGAGTTTTGGTGAGCTGCAGACAGTGGTATTTGAAGTAGCAAACTTGTTGAACGAACGGCCAATAGGACTCAAACCGGGTTATGATATAAACTTGGGTACTTACTTATGTCCTAATGACTTGCTGCTTGGTCGCGCTAGTAACAAAGTACCAAATGGACCTATGGTTGATACTACTGATGTGAGAAAAAGATTCAGTCTTATTCAGAGTATTATAACATCGTTCTGGAGGCGATGGATGAGGATTACTTCCCACATTAACAGTTAGACAGAAATGGCATACTGCACACAGAAATCTGAAGAAAGGAGATATTGTATTAGTCCAGGATAATGAGATGATAAGGGGAAAGTGGAAACTAGCACAGGTATGTCAAGCTGAGCCAGGTAGAGATGGCAAGATAAGAGATGTGGTATTAAGATACAAAAACTTGAGCTCTGATTctatatataaaggaaagggGGACCGCTTGATCAACCGATCTGTACATCGATTGGTGCTGCTTCTTCCTGTTGAGGATCAAGGAATGTAATTTGCTGGGGGAGTGTACTGAGAATAACTCAGTATCCCTACATGGAAAGGTTTTCTTAGATGGGGAATTATAAACCTATTGAGAAATATTGTGTCAATTACTTTTGTATGTAGTCATGTATATTATATTACGTGTTGTAAGAATTAAATTAAGGCATACAATGTATTTCTAGggttatttatgttttgttaatTAAGTGAGCGTTTCATGGTTGTGGGTGATGAGGTGGCAGGGACGCTACGTGGCAGGTGCTCACGCAGGCTCGGTCAGTTCCTAGTCGGTGAGGGGTGTGATTAGTCGACGGACTGCGTTGGCTGGGGGTGTTACGTGATTGTGTCGGAAGTATCCTGTCGTTAGGTGAGTTTGTGTTGGTGAATTTTgtactattgttatttatttagttctttATTGTGTAATTACTTGTTCACATATAGTGAGGAAAGTGACTTTGTAACACATAATTAGGAGGTGTTTGAGGCCGACGTTGCGTTACAGCTGGGTTGTGCTTGTGCCCCTGCTTGTGCACAAGTAGACGCGAGTTGATCGAGTGGTGTGAAGGATTGTGACGAATGTACCCTGCCAGTAGACAGATGTCTTCATGTCTTCATGTGAGTTCAGGTGATTGGTATTCATTGTATAGGTAATTACTTGTTGACATCACGATAGAGGTGATATTTGTAATAATTATGTAGGCCGCAGTCGTTGACTCCGATATTGTGTTACAGTTGGATGGTGCTTTGGGTACTTAACGTGTGGGATCCGAGGTGTTGTAACATAGCAGTAACCAGGACGCTAGGAAGGGAGGCACTGTGTAAGTTATAATAATGTATTTCTTTAGTATTTAATGGTGTAGTAGCAGTCGACAGGAATGTGCATTATAAAATTGATTCTCGGTATTAGTTGTCTCAGACTTACTATGGTTACAGGTTGGACCCAATAAAGGTGTTTACTGCCAGTGTTATCTGATTGGCGCCTGGTGAAACAGTTACTttagacagtctatatgaaagaggttaaagtaaccaagcttgaaataaaagagttaatgaaggaactggatgaagagaaggcaatgggaccagatgaagtctcaggcagaatactgaaagaatgtaagcaataactagcaagtcctatatacatcataaaatgctcaatagaaaatggaacagtaccagtagaatggaaaagagctgaggtggttcccatatataagagcggaaggaaggaagaacctttagattacagaccggtatcactaactagtgtaatatgcaagatgtgtgaaagaataataaaaaaacaatggaacgagttccttgaagacaacaaattaatatcaaatagccaatttggttttagaaaaagacggttgtgtgtaacaaatctacgagtttctactctagaatagttgatagagtacgagagagagagggatgggttgactgtatttatttggatttaaaaaaggcatttgacaaagtgccacatgaacgattactgtggaagttagaggagaagagtggttaaagaggaagcacattgagattaATGGGAAATTAtctaagggggagagaaataaggacgatagttaaagatatgaagtccaagtggagagcaatagaaagtggagtgccacaggggttagtattggcaccaatacttttcctcatatatatatatatatatatatatatatatatatatatatatatatatatatatatatatatattaaggcctcggtttacgtcagagttacgttcctgaaacatgacgtaagtcaattttgtacgtaactcgagtttccgtacatttcaaagcatattatggagttttcaaccaatcattgtttatggtcattcaggtaagttaaaggttatattgttatattatttacaactatgtaggaatatgaaacacaaacttgtttttgttgttgattagggccatgaacgcgaaggactgcaggttgcagagaggggtggacgcctgaggccgccagaagggtgggcaggtcgaatgttgtgatgcccagggtcgacagctgggagcgtagtgcagtgcggtgggagtagaagcgtgggcagcggggcaggaaatgcaataggaaagggcaatagggatcagcagacaggcgcagacggtgcaagtcaggtGCGAGTGTCTTGTGGCCCAGGTGAAGGCtccagagttgttattgttgtgatgggtgtgcgagccctcaaggtcgtcaacctccccgttgtcatggtaatgggcttcccattttcttcttccctccctcacacacagctgctgcctcccttctcatgtcttttaattatgtcctctttttcttgtagcataatggttttccttttcttagcatcactgctgtcactaagaagttttctctttggtgccattgagcaagatactaagaacttgagtcagtaaagcagaagtaggataacactcttgccaggggcgacggtgtggtggaactgaagcagggtgttgttgtattcaagcgtgaggcgggcggtgtggcgggcaaccaccaacaataacaataaatcccgctacgatttataaattttcaatttttaatcttaaattgccttatagtggactacGTAACTCTGAGTTTGGCGTAACTCGAGACTGGCGtaaccgggactttactgtatatatatatatatatatatatatatatatatatatatatatatatatatatatatatatatatatatatatatatatatatatatatatatatatatatatatatatatatatatatatatatatatatatatatatatatatatatatatatatatatatatatatatatatatatatatatatatatatatatatatatatataatatatatatatatatatatatatatatatatatatatatatatatatatatatataatgtgtgtgtgtgtgtgtgtaatgtgtgtgtgtgtgtgtgtgtgtgtgtgtgtgtgtgtgtgtgtgtgtgtgtgtgatgtgtgtgtgtgtgtgtgtgtgtgtgtgtgtgtgtgtgtgtgtgtgtgtgtgtgtgtgtgtgtgtgtgtgtgtgtgtgtgtgtgtgtgtgtgtgtgtgtgtgtgtgtgtgtgtgtgtgtgtgtgtgtgtgtgtgtgtgtgtgtgtgtgtgtgtgtgtgtgtgtgtgtgtgtgtgtgtgtgtgtgtgtgtgtgtgtgtgtgtgtgtgtgtgtgtgtgtgtgtgtgtgtgtgtgtgtgtgtgtgtgtgtgtgtgtatatgtgtgtgtgtgtgtgtgtgtatgtgtatatatatatatatatatatatatatatatatatatatatatatatatatatatatatatatatatatatatatatatatgtgtatatatatatatatatatatatatatatatatatatatatatatatatatatatatatatatatatatatatatatatatatatatatatatatatatatatatatatatatatatatattttctgtgtatatatatgtatatatatatatatatatgtatatatatatatatatatatatatatatgtgtatatatatgtatatatatatatatgtatatatatatatatatatatatatatatatatatatatatatatatatatatatatatatatatatatatatatatatatatatatatatatatatatatatatatatgtatatatatatatatatatatatatatatatatatatatatatatatatatatatatatatatatatatatatatatatatatatatatatatatatatatatatatatatatatatatatatatatatatatatatatatatatatatatatatatatatatatgtatgtatatatatatatatatatatatatatatgtgtgtgtgtgtgtgtgtgtgtgtgtgtgtgtgtgtgtgtgtgtgtgtgtgtgtgtgtgtgtgtgtgtgtgtgtgtgtgtgtgtgtgtgtgtgtgtgtgtgtgtgtgtgtgtgtgtgtgtgtgtgtgtgtgtgtgtgtgtgtgtgtgtgtgtgtgtgtgtgtgtgtgtgtgtgtgtgtgtgtgtgtgtgtgtgtgtgtgtgtgtgtgtgtgtgtgtgtgtgtgtgtgtatgtgtgtgtgtgtgtgtgtgtgtgtgtgtgtgtgtgtgtgtgtgtgtatgtatgtatatgtatatgtgtatgtatgtgtgtatgtatatgtgtatatatatatatatatatatatatatatatatatatatatatatatatatatatatatatatatatatatatatatatatatatatatatatatatatatatatatatatatatatatatatatatatatatatatatatatatatatatatatatatatatatatatatataatatatatatatatatatatatatatatatatatatatatatatgtatatatatatatatatatatatatatgtgtgtatgtatgtatatgtgtatgtgtgtgtgtgtgtatatatgtgtgtgtgtatgtgtgtgtgtgtgtgtgtgtgtgtgtgtgtgtgtgtgtgtgtgtgtgtgtgtgtgtgtgtgtgtgtgtgtgtgtgtgtgtgtgtgtgtgtgtgtgtgtgtgtgtattgtgtgtgtgtgtgtgtttatatataatgtgtgtgtgtgtgtgtgtgtatgtgtatgtgtgtgtgtgtgtatgtgtgtgtgtatatgtgtgtgtgtgtgtgtgtgtgtgtgtgtgtgtgtgtgtgtgtgtgtgtgtgtgtgtgtgtgtgtgtgtgtgtgtgtgtgtgtgtgtgtgtgtatgtatatgtgtgtgtgtatgtatatatatatgtatatatatatgtgtgtatatatatatatatatatatatatatatatatatatatatgtatatatatatatatatatatatatatatatatatatatatatatatatatatatatatatatatatatatatatatatatatatatatatatatatatatatatatatatatatatatatatatgtgtgtgtgtgtgtgtgtgtgtgtgtgtgtgtgtgtgtgtgtgtgtgtgtgtgtgtgtgtgtgtgtgtgtgtgtgtgtgtgtgtgtgtgtgtgtgtgtgtgtgtgtgtgtgtgtgtgtgtgtgtgtgtgtgtgtgtgtgtgtgtatgtgtgtgtgtgtgtgtgtgtgtgtgtgtgtgtgtgtgtgtgtgtgtgtgtgtgtgtgtgtgtgtgtgtgtgtgtgtgtgtgtgtgtgtgtgtgtgtgtgtgtgtgtgtgtgtgtgtgtgtgtgtgtgtgtgtgtgtgtgtgtgtgtgtgtgtgtatgtgtgtgtgtgtgtgtgtgtgtgtgtgtatgtgtatatatatgtgtatgtgtgtatgtatgtgtgtgtatatatatatatatatatatatatatatatatatatatatatatatatatatatatatatatatatatatatatatatatatatatatatatatatatatatatatatatatatatatatatatatatatatatatatatatatatatatatatatatatatatatatatatatatatatatatatatatgtgtatgtgtgtgtgtgtgtgtgtgtgtgtgtgtgtgtgtgtgtgtgtgtgtgtgtgtgtgtgtgtgtgtgtgtgtgtgtgtgtgtgtgtgtgtgtgtgtgtgtgtgtgtgtgtgtgtgtgtgtgtgtgtgtgtgtgtgtgtgtgtgtgtgtgtgtgtgtgtgtgtgtgtgtgtgtgtgtgtgtgtgtgtgtgtgtgtgtgtgtgtgtgtgtgtgtgtgtgtgtgtgtgtgtgtgtgtgtgtgtgtgtgtgtgtgtgtgtgtgtgtgtgtgtgtgtgtgtgtgtgtatgtgtgtgtgtgtgtgtatgtatgtatatgtatgtatgtatatatatatatatatatatatatgtatatatatatatgtatatatatatatatatatatatatatatatatatatatatatatatatatatatatatatatatatatatatatatatatatatatatatatatatatatatatatatatatatatatatatatatatatatatatatgtgtatatatatgtatatatgtgtgtgtgtgtgtgtgtgtgtgtgtatgtgtgtgtgtgtgtgtgtgtgtgtgtgtgtgtgtgtgtgtgtgtgtgtgtgtgtgtgtgtgtgtgtgtgtgtgtgtgtgtgtgtgtgtgtgtgtgtgtgtgtgtgtgtgtgtgtgtgtgtgtgtgtgtgtgtgtgtgtgtgtgtgtgtgtgtgtgtgtgtgtgtgtgtgtgtgtgtgtgtgtgtgtgtgtgtgtgtgtgtgtgtgtatgtgtgtgtgtgtgtatgtgtgtgtgtatgtgtgtgtgtgtgtgtatgtatgtgtgtgtatgtgtgtatatgtgtatgtgtgtgtgtgtgtgtgtgtgtgtatgtatatgtatatatatatatatatatatatatatatgtatatatatatatatatatatatatatatatatatatatatatatatatatgtatatatatatatatatatatatatatatgtatatatatatatatatatatatatatatatgtatatatatatatatatatatgtatatatatatgtatgtgtgtgtgtgtatatgtgtgtgtatgtatatgtgtatgtgtgtgtgtgtgtgtgtgtgtgt encodes:
- the LOC123499782 gene encoding uncharacterized protein LOC123499782, with translation MIINDSYVDDILHSCETISETYSKINATDEILKEGGFQIKQWVISGHHDMTEDVKVIDTEVEKVLGMIWEPKEDQFSFKFDKRMVLSQVASLYDPLGLLTPFTVQCKLLLRKLITLKREQDGVEQTLGWDDPIPDDVYGEWDGTHSAQLLAAKSRIAPLRQMTIPRLELCAAVLASRLRKTIEKESRFVVERVFHLVDSQIVRSQIQKESHGFETFVATRIAEIQTHTDPSEWWWVASDDNAADCATRPQHPLSLRSDSVWQKGPEYLTLPVEEWPISQPYVRGLPDRNGTSLSCKTESNQNTKQSLIDIESFSSYEKMINTTAIVLSICKKKTFHNILQNITSENLRKQNITG